One genomic window of Verrucomicrobiia bacterium includes the following:
- a CDS encoding aldo/keto reductase yields the protein MKYRRFGRTNLSMPVISCGGMRYQHSWKDEDASGITAEGQANLEATIHRALELGINHIETARGYGTSELQLGKILPHLPRERMIIQTKVSPCADPKEFLATFNQSMENLQLDHVDLLGLHGINNEEVLDFAMRRGGCLEVARQLQKEGRVRFIGFSTHAVPRVIARAIESGQFDYVNLHWYFVNPLNWSSVQAATKHDMGVFIISPNDKGGMLQNRPAKMAELCAPLTPIQFNDLYCLARPEVHTLSCGAARPADFDEHIAALEFYGREAETIAPVERRLRTEMERVLGADWCSHWTEGLPEYSEAPDQVNVIEILRLWMYVKSLDLVEWGKMRYNLLGNAGHWFPGEMVSKITDEQKLRSAISESPFASRIPEILREAHELLFTEPKKRLSQS from the coding sequence ATGAAATACCGGCGCTTTGGCCGCACCAACCTCTCCATGCCCGTCATTTCGTGCGGGGGAATGCGCTACCAGCATTCATGGAAAGACGAGGATGCCAGCGGCATCACCGCCGAGGGCCAGGCCAACCTCGAAGCGACCATCCATCGCGCGCTCGAGTTGGGCATCAACCACATTGAAACCGCGCGCGGTTACGGCACGTCCGAGTTGCAATTGGGCAAAATCCTGCCGCACTTGCCGCGCGAGCGGATGATCATCCAAACGAAAGTCAGCCCGTGCGCCGATCCGAAGGAATTCCTGGCCACGTTCAACCAATCTATGGAAAACTTGCAACTCGACCATGTTGACCTGCTGGGCCTCCACGGTATTAATAACGAAGAGGTGCTTGATTTTGCCATGCGTCGCGGCGGTTGTCTTGAGGTCGCCCGACAGCTCCAGAAGGAAGGCCGCGTCCGTTTCATCGGATTCTCGACGCACGCCGTACCGCGCGTGATTGCCAGGGCCATCGAATCGGGCCAATTCGATTACGTCAACCTGCACTGGTACTTCGTTAATCCACTGAATTGGTCGTCGGTGCAGGCGGCGACGAAACACGACATGGGCGTGTTCATCATCAGCCCGAACGACAAAGGCGGCATGTTGCAGAATCGCCCGGCGAAAATGGCGGAGTTGTGTGCGCCACTGACGCCGATACAGTTTAACGACCTCTATTGCCTCGCGCGACCCGAAGTGCACACGCTCAGTTGCGGCGCGGCGCGTCCCGCCGATTTCGATGAGCATATTGCCGCGCTGGAGTTCTACGGTCGCGAAGCTGAAACGATTGCGCCCGTGGAACGCCGTTTGCGCACGGAAATGGAACGGGTGCTCGGAGCCGATTGGTGCTCGCATTGGACCGAGGGTTTACCGGAGTACTCGGAAGCTCCCGACCAGGTGAATGTTATCGAAATCCTGCGGCTCTGGATGTATGTGAAATCCCTCGATCTCGTGGAGTGGGGGAAGATGCGATATAATTTACTGGGCAATGCGGGCCATTGGTTCCCGGGTGAAATGGTCAGCAAGATTACCGACGAACAAAAACTCCGATCGGCCATCTCTGAAAGCCCGTTCGCTTCAAGGATCCCGGAAATTCTCCGAGAAGCCCATGAGCTATTGTTTACCGAGCCAAAGAAGCGACTGAGCCAGAGTTGA
- a CDS encoding sugar phosphate isomerase/epimerase produces the protein MLGLAAFADEISPDLDVQIAECKRQGVTHVELRGVDGRNVLDFDKSMRAEIKQKLTDNGLGVIGIGSPIGKVKLSEPFGPHFERFKLAVELAEFFDAPFVRIFSYYGAFPNGRAKVLHRLQEKIDYVRSCRPVLLHENERHIYGELGASCLDLHQNLDSPKFRAAFDFANFVQAGEDPLDNWPLLKPYTVHIHIKDALLDSGKVVPAGEGNGHIAEILKDACANDYKGFLSFEPHLAIAGQSSGFSGPELFGVAVNALRKLARENAIPLAS, from the coding sequence ATGCTCGGCCTAGCCGCGTTCGCCGACGAGATCTCGCCGGACTTGGATGTCCAGATAGCCGAGTGTAAACGACAAGGTGTCACTCACGTTGAGTTGCGCGGCGTGGATGGCAGGAACGTCCTTGATTTCGACAAATCGATGCGCGCAGAAATCAAGCAAAAGCTCACGGACAACGGCCTGGGCGTGATTGGCATCGGTTCGCCTATTGGAAAGGTCAAGCTGAGCGAGCCATTCGGGCCGCATTTCGAGCGTTTCAAACTCGCCGTCGAGCTCGCGGAATTCTTCGACGCGCCGTTCGTTCGCATCTTTAGCTACTACGGAGCTTTCCCGAACGGACGAGCGAAAGTCCTGCATCGCCTTCAAGAAAAGATCGACTATGTCCGGTCCTGCCGTCCGGTCCTCCTTCACGAAAACGAGCGGCACATCTACGGTGAACTTGGCGCGTCATGCCTCGACCTGCACCAGAACCTCGACTCGCCCAAGTTCCGTGCGGCCTTCGACTTCGCCAACTTCGTCCAGGCCGGTGAAGACCCCCTCGACAACTGGCCGCTCCTGAAACCGTACACGGTGCATATCCATATTAAGGACGCCCTCCTCGACAGCGGCAAGGTTGTACCGGCGGGCGAGGGTAATGGACACATTGCCGAGATTCTGAAGGATGCCTGCGCAAATGACTATAAGGGATTTTTGAGCTTCGAACCACACCTGGCGATCGCAGGACAATCTTCCGGCTTCAGCGGGCCCGAACTTTTTGGGGTGGCGGTCAATGCGTTGCGCAAACTCGCACGCGAGAACGCCATTCCGTTGGCATCCTAG
- a CDS encoding sugar phosphate isomerase/epimerase, translated as MRIQQIAAQLYTVRDFAKTPAEIAKTLKKIRAIGYEAVQISGLGPMEETKLVALLKNEGLTCCATHEDGNMILNEPQRVVERLQKLACQITAYAWPAGIKFDTLADVKTFAARLNAAGEVLHEAGQVLCYHNHQIEFRRLGGKPILEILFDETDPRYLQGEPDTYWVQNGGGDPVEWCDRLKNRLPILHMKDYAVNAENKPTFAEIGNGNLNWKRIIAAAEAAGCEWFCIEQDTCPGDPFDSLQQSFVFTKENLCSA; from the coding sequence ATGAGAATTCAACAAATTGCCGCTCAACTGTACACCGTCCGTGATTTCGCGAAGACGCCGGCCGAAATCGCCAAGACGCTGAAAAAAATTCGCGCGATCGGTTACGAAGCTGTGCAAATCAGCGGCCTCGGCCCGATGGAGGAAACCAAATTGGTCGCCCTGCTCAAGAACGAGGGCCTGACCTGCTGCGCGACACATGAAGATGGGAACATGATCCTGAATGAGCCGCAACGTGTCGTCGAGCGGCTTCAGAAACTGGCTTGCCAAATCACTGCCTACGCCTGGCCTGCCGGGATCAAGTTCGACACACTCGCCGATGTGAAAACGTTTGCGGCGCGGCTCAATGCCGCGGGCGAAGTGCTCCATGAGGCAGGGCAGGTGTTGTGTTATCACAACCACCAAATCGAGTTCCGCCGGTTGGGCGGCAAGCCCATTCTGGAAATCCTCTTCGACGAAACCGACCCCCGCTACTTGCAGGGCGAGCCGGACACGTATTGGGTGCAGAATGGCGGCGGTGATCCCGTCGAATGGTGCGACCGGCTCAAAAATCGGCTGCCGATTCTGCACATGAAAGATTACGCCGTGAACGCCGAGAACAAGCCGACCTTCGCGGAGATCGGCAACGGCAATCTGAATTGGAAGCGAATCATCGCGGCCGCAGAAGCGGCTGGCTGCGAATGGTTTTGCATTGAGCAGGACACCTGTCCCGGCGATCCCTTCGACTCACTCCAGCAAAGTTTTGTCTTCACCAAAGAGAATCTATGCTCGGCCTAG